The Pristiophorus japonicus isolate sPriJap1 chromosome 3, sPriJap1.hap1, whole genome shotgun sequence genome has a segment encoding these proteins:
- the LOC139260418 gene encoding uncharacterized protein has translation MDQFDHKVAEEDMRALAASLSPISTSFKQEKEPDLDNKEDCLLTKEEGNVRSGKHAMVEKRLLALQQDSGIPYNTKKATAWGVRVWDEWAKTRNSYIMEQGVQRNELFLYVPELCYEITHDELNFWLCRFVLEVRRQDGSEYPPNSLRLLCCSILRHLRENCRRSDIDFFNKLKADFAEFRATLDDRMKQLQRLGIGLVRKQAQPYTEDDEERLWQVVFHFRDAKSYSYAAYFYVCKVFALCAAKDHHKLTVDQFEFGCDVISEYMEFTGRPSNPQDSLDKLKIVQTRQYADSPNPRCIVSLLRRYLSMIPPEGPFYRRPVSGTMQFSEQAIGVHTLERYSKEICEAAGISGHHTGHSGRVSSATTLYNRGFDEQSIKERTGPTGSLAKGYRRASPAQMKAMSDCLQPPNPLKISAYSPSSSSSSEDHSSSQDEGPSNIIIISEDGIDHPQEATTIFSRPEVMITEQDGVLKIEMPSRTPPLMTLSSHQTITKLKIVKGDVVLELNL, from the exons ATGGATCAGTTTGATCATAAAGTTGCTGAGGAAGATATGAGGGCTCTAGCAGCCTCTTTGTCTCCGATTTCTACCTCTTTTAAGCAAGAAAAGGAGCCTGATTTGGACAACAAAGAAGACTGCTTGTTGACAAAGGAAGAGGGCAATGTCCGGTCTGGCAAGCACGCTATGGTGGAGAAGAGGCTGCTGGCTTTGCAACAAGACAGTGGAATCCCATACAACACAAAAAAAGCAACAGCCTGGGGTGTCAGAGTTTGGGATGAGTGGGCTAAAACTCGCAACAGCTACATCATGGAGCAGGGCGTCCAGCGTAATGAACTCTTCCTTTACGTGCCCGAACTCTGCTATGAAATCACCCACGATGAACTGAATTTCTGGCTGTGCAGGTTCGTGCTCGAAGTGCGGAGGCAAGACGGCTCGGAGTACCCGCCCAACTCTCTCCGTCTCCTGTGCTGCTCGATCCTGCGGCACCTGCGGGAGAACTGCAGGCGGTCCGACATCGATTTCTTCAACAAGCTGAAGGCAGACTTTGCCGAGTTCCGGGCCACCCTCGACGATCGGATGAAGCAGCTGCAGCGGCTGGGAATCGGGCTGGTGAGGAAGCAGGCCCAGCCGTACACAGAGGACGACGAGGAGAGGCTTTGGCAAGTGGTCTTTCACTTCCGTGACGCAAAGAGCTACAGCTATGCTGCCTACTTCTATGTCTGCAAAGTCTTTGCCCTCTGCGCCGCCAAGGACCACCATAAACTAACAGTTGACCAGTTCGAGTTCGGATGCGACGTGATCAGTGAGTACATGGAGTTTACTGGCAGGCCAAGCAATCCTCAGGACAGCCTCGACAAGTTAAAAATTGTCCAGACGAGACAGTACGCAGATTCCCCGAACCCGAGATGCATAGTTTCTCTGCTGCGACGTTACCTCAGTATGATTCCCCCCGAAGGCCCATTCTACCGTCGCCCCGTGTCTGGCACCATGCAGTTTTCTGAGCAGGCAATAGGAGTTCACACTTTGGAGCGATATTCCAAAGAGATATGTGAAGCTGCAGGAATTTCAGGACACCACACGGGACATTCCGGAAGG GTCAGCAGTGCAACAACGCTGTACAACCGAGGCTTCGACGAGCAGTCAATTAAAGAACGAACAGGGCCTACAGGCAGTTTGGCGAAGGGCTACAGGAGGGCCTCTCCAGCTCAGATGAAGGCCATGTCGGACTGCCTGCAGCCTCCCAATCCTCTAAAGATTTCCGCTTATTCACCCTCGTCTTCTTCCTCATCTGAAGACCACAGTTCTTCTCAAGATGAAGGCCcaagcaacatcatcatcatctctGAAGATGGGATTGATCACCCACAGGAAGCTACAACTATATTTAGCAGGCCTGAGGTGATGATCACAGAACAGGACGGTGTACTGAAGATTGAAATGCCATCCAGGACTCCCCCACTCATGACCTTGTCTTCACATCAGACCATTACAAAGTTGAAAATAGTGAAAGGAGACGTTGTATTAGAATTAAATTTATAA